In Leptospira fletcheri, the genomic window AGATCCCGGATTACCTTACGGAAGGGTAGAATCATTTCCTCTATGTAAAGTTTGCATTTTTTCACATCCGAGGCGGAGAGAGGATCGGTTTTTAGGAATTTTTCGGTAAGTCGTATGGCGCCGAGTTTGAAGCTTTTGGAGAACAGAATATCTCCCCGGTACCCTACAAGTACTTCGGTGCTCCCTCCGCCTATATCGATCATGAGAATCTTTTTATCGAAAACGGGGAGGCCTTGTAGTACTCCGAAATAGATGAGACGGGCTTCTTCGTAGCCGCTGATCACGTCGATCCGGATTCCCGCCTCTCTCCAGGCTGCTTCCTGAAAAGCGGACCGATTCGAGGCTTCTCTCAAGGCGGAAGTGGCGACGGCGCGGATTTCCGCCTTGCTGTTTTCCGCTAAAATCTTAAATCTTTTTAAACAATCGATGGCTCTGCGAAAGGCCGGCGGGTCGATTTCTCCGCCTTCCTCCAGGCCGCTTCCCAGGCGGACGTTTTCTTTTTCTCTGGCCAGGGCTTCAAAGGTTCCATTTTCACGGACCCGGACCACGATCATGTGAAATGAGTTCGTACCGAGATCGATGGCAGCTAGGGTGTTTGCCCGGACCATAATTTCCGCTATGTTTCCCTCCCCCCGCGGTGTTTCCAATTTGTTTTTCGTTTTTTTTGTTTTGGAATTGCCCGTATGACTTGCGCAAGAAATATTGAATTGAATCAACGGCTGAAAAATCCTGATGATTTTTCCGTTCTTCGCAGATAATACAAAGAGAAAGCCCTGAAAGTGGCAGAAAGGGAAAGTAATGATATTCGATAAGCTCTACGGACTATTTTCCAATGATATGGGAATCGACCTCGGAACCGCAAACACACTGGTTCACGTAAAAGGCCAGGGGATCGTTCTTTCCGAGCCTTCCGTAGTAGCGGTACATGCCGCAACGGGCAAGGTTCTGGCGGTCGGCCAGGAAGCGAAGAGAATGTTGGGAAGAACCCCGGGAGAAATCGTAGCCATCCGTCCTATGAAAGACGGGGTCATCGCAGACTTCGAAACCGTGGAAAAAATGATCCGGTATTTTATCGCGAAAGTGCATAATCGTACTACGTTCGTAAAACCCAGAATCGTAATCGGTGTTCCGTCCGGAATCACGGAGGTGGAACGTAGGGCGGTCCGCGAATCCGCGGAGCAGGCAGGAGCTCGGGAAATCTTCCTCATCGAGGAGGCTCTTGCCGCGGCGATCGGGGCGAATATTCCGATTAACGAACCTGCCGGTAACATGATCGTGGATATAGGCGGGGGAACCACGGAAATCGCGGTAATTTCCCTAGGCGGGATGGTGATCGCGGAATCGATCCGGACGGGCGGAGACGAGTTCGACGAGGCAATTATCAAATACCTTCGGAACCAATACAATTTGGTCGTGGGAGAAAGAACCGCCGAGGATATCAAATTGACCATCGGGAACGCGTATCCCGAAAAGAAAACCGAAACGATGGAAGTCAAAGGACGGGATGCGATTTCCGGACTTCCTAGAACCTTGGAATTGGAGTCGAACGAAATCCGCAAGGCGCTCAAAGAGCCGACAGATGAGATTCTGGACGGGATCAAAAGAGTGTTAGAACGTACTCCTCCGGAACTCGCTTCGGATATCGTGGAAAGAGGAATCGTCCTGACGGGAGGAGGTTGCCTATTGAGAGGGCTGGAAACCTATCTCTCCAAGGAAACCGGTGTGCCGGTTTTCCGCGCGGAAAACCCCCTGACCTGCGTAGTATTAGGGACGGGAAAATATCTGGACGAATTGAAATACATAAAACCGGGAATCCGCTAATATTCGAATCGAGCGCTTTCGAGCGAACGTTGACGACCGCGAATTCCTAACCTAGATCGTTTATGCTTTGGATCCAAGTCAGCAAGAGTAAGGAAGCGGTTTCCCTAATCTTTTGCATCGTATTTTCTCTTCTTTCTCTTACGTTTAAGAGTAACGTACTGGTTCGAGGGATCGCAAGTTTCCAACGGGTAGGGGACACAGTCTCCGGTTCCATAGACGGAATCGGTTCCTTCTTTAAAGGCGCCTATACCAAATTGGAATCTTTCGAAACCGTGAGACAGGAAAGGGACGCCTGCGTCGCGGCAATGG contains:
- a CDS encoding rod shape-determining protein, which gives rise to MIFDKLYGLFSNDMGIDLGTANTLVHVKGQGIVLSEPSVVAVHAATGKVLAVGQEAKRMLGRTPGEIVAIRPMKDGVIADFETVEKMIRYFIAKVHNRTTFVKPRIVIGVPSGITEVERRAVRESAEQAGAREIFLIEEALAAAIGANIPINEPAGNMIVDIGGGTTEIAVISLGGMVIAESIRTGGDEFDEAIIKYLRNQYNLVVGERTAEDIKLTIGNAYPEKKTETMEVKGRDAISGLPRTLELESNEIRKALKEPTDEILDGIKRVLERTPPELASDIVERGIVLTGGGCLLRGLETYLSKETGVPVFRAENPLTCVVLGTGKYLDELKYIKPGIR